The Musa acuminata AAA Group cultivar baxijiao chromosome BXJ2-2, Cavendish_Baxijiao_AAA, whole genome shotgun sequence genome contains the following window.
ACATCAATGTATGCATCTTTTCATGCTTGGAAAAGATAAAGACAACAAGCACAGTACAAAGAGTTTTTTGGTATTGAGGGGGAGAACACCATCAGACATCATGGGAAGGGCAGAGGAGGGAGATGAAGGTTTGCTTCTCGGTCATGGTCATGGTCATGGTCATTGCATGGACGCATGCATTTCCCGAGGAGAAGCGAATCATCCCAGCAGCCAGCCCTACCCTTTGCTTTCTCGTCGCAGTTCACCGCTGCACTTTAACGGCGCCCGAGGGGAGGGAGGGGCATATCATCCTCTGGTTTCGAGACCATCCCTTCGTTTCAGTACCAGGAGAAAagcacggagagagagagagagagagagagagagagagagagagagagagagagagagaaaagcaaAAGCGAAGGCCACTCACATAAACACCACACCGCCGGGGGGGGTTGAACTTGCATGGATGcatagcagaagaagaagaagaagaacaagaagaagaagaagaagaagaagaattcagGGGATCATTATTGGAAGCGAAAAGATGGTCAAACCCATCCTCGAAGACTACTTTTCTTTATCGAAATCCACCAGTTTTTCCTTTTACTTTCTTGAGCATTTCACTACCTGCTGGTGCATGAAAAACACTGAAAGGATATGCTTTCTCCCTCTCCAATAATTCCTCCAGTCTCTCTCAGCTGTGAATCCAAAGATAAAGCCATCACCATCCATTGTTTTCACCCTCGCACTACTTTAATTAGTCTCCCGATTCCGTGCCAtgaaatgcatgcatgcatgcatgcatgctggcCACAGTGCAACATTGGAGTGGGCAGATTGAAGCTCTAAAGACCAAACCACTGCATCACTGTATGAGAAAGATGAAAGATTTGACAGCATATTTGACCTAATTACACTGGAAAAAGAATGTTGCTCGATAAGGTTCGATTAGTGTGTGGAATACATATTCTTGTTTGTCTTGTGATGCTCTGTCTTTAACTCTTCCATGTTCCTTGTCCAATCCACTTCTTGTTTTGGAGCATTAGCATGGTGAAAAGATGCATTCAGACAAGGAAATAATAGCATGCGTTGTCACATCAACTCTAGACATCCAGTAAGAACAGAGCCAATGTAGGGTGAGAATCATGTAAGGAGGTGGCAAGGTGGATGCCATGATTCACACATGCATGCATTTCCACCTTCCTCTCCTCTCCATTGTCTAAAAAGATGTTGCCAAGTATGCCTTCTTCAAATTCCCCATAATCTTACCTGTCTTTTGGCCTCCATCTCTGTGCTGCTCTTttatctcctcctccctcttctcttttttgttcTCCTTTGTTCATCATCTCTGTGATTCCATCGTTCAAGAAGGGGCAGTAAAAAGGAAAAGTGAGAACATTCCTGGGCCTCCACACCCAATTTAGATTCCCAATTATTGAAACCCACATGCAAGTATAAAACCACCCTCCCCTCAAGAACACAAACTTGAAGAACCACACAGAAGAGTGtcattctcttctccttctctttctcccAGTTAGGGTAAGCCATTAATGATCTCCAATGCTGGTTCTGACTTGTGTTTCTCCACGAACTACAAAGAATCGttttcttgatcttgttttgGGTGTCTTGGTTTGTAGGACGTGGGCGGGAAGATGAACAGGAAGCCGGGAGACTGGAACTGCAGGTCCTGCCAACACCTCAACTTCAGCCGCCGGGACTCGTGCCAGCGATGCGGCGACCCGAGGATGAGCGTGGACAGGTCCGAGTACGCAGCCATCGGTGGCCGCGGCGGGCCATCGTTCGGCTTCAGCGGCTCCGACGTCCGCCCAGGTGACTGGTACTGCTCCTGCGGTGCCCACAACTTCGCCAGCCGCTCCAGCTGCTTCAAGTGCGGCGCCTTGAAGGATGACTCCGccatcggcggcggcggcggaggcggaggctgCGGCTTCGACGGCGACGTGCCACGGTCGCGGGCGTTCGGGTTCGGCGGTGGGCGTGCCGGGTGGAAGTCCGGAGACTGGATCTGCAACAGGTGCCCTCCCTGCCCCCTCCTCTTCTTCGTTCAAAcgactgcatgcatgcatgcacgtcgGTGGTTCGGATCACCTGCATCTCCTTCCATCGTGCGTCTAATTGCAACCAAAGTAGGAGAGTACAAGAGAAGAAGATCCGATTGCTACCAAAGCTTTCACCTCTCCTGTGAACAAGCCATTCATAGTATAATGTTTCGGCTTTGCAGGTCGGGCTGCAACGAGCACAACTTCGCAAGCAGAATGGAATGCTTCCGCTGCAGTGCACCGAGGGATTCAGGCAACCCATCTGCCACTGGCGCTTAATCTAACATTGCTCTGATCTCCTAAACTCTGGCTCATCTGTGTCATTCCATGGCAGGCACTGAAGTCTAAGGAGAAGATGAAGAAGTGAGCGATGGAAGAGAGCTTATGATACAGCAGTAATATCAAGTTATAATAACTAGTTTTGTCTGTTCGATCACTCCCATGTTGTGTCCCCTTCTCTCAGTTCTCGTTTGCTTTTGATGTCTGTGACCTCCACCCTACCCTGCACCTCTTCTTATGTCTCTGGAAAAGGGCTTGTCAGCTTCTTGTAGGGTAGGATGGTGATGCTTAATGGATTAGGTAAGGAGAAGTCCCTTTCTGTTTGATTATGAATGGAAGTATATATTGTAGCGCATATATGTCCAGTCTCCTCCGATGGGATGTGTGCTCAAACTCATCACCAAGGAATAATGTGTTGGGAAGTGCCTTGGCACTGTGAAATGTCCAACAAAAGCATTTGAGAGGCTTTGGTTTCAACCAAGCTTGAGCTTAAACtttgaggaatatctcatattaaACTATCAAACAGTAAAATGAACAAAATCACCATTATGTTTGTGTGGAaggaaaatataatatcaaagagaATCAACAAGTATTGATTTACTTATTTGACATCATTtgtctatatgtatgtatgttctCACTACAGGAGACtaataaaaacaaacaaaaactCCCTTTTGACTTAATCAAAGTCCAATGCCAAAGCCTATTATTCACCCTCTCTCACTCAGCTGCTTTAAATCTGTCAGAGAAAACCCTAAGAATAAAATCTTTTCCAAACAAAAActggtttttttttgtttttgttagcCAAGTAAACTTGTCCTCCAAACAAATCTGTCTTCagctaaacaaaaaaataaactgCTTACCAATCTCAACAGTCTTGTAGAGATTAACAGGTGGATTCCCTCTCATATATAAGAAGTAAAACAAGAAGATTAGCAGTAGTGTAAGTTTATTGATCCATTGAGTCTCCTGCAATAATTAAATGCATGTAGTTCGAAGCTGATCCACTTCAAGATTGAAATGTGAGCATCACATTGGATTCTCTCGACTTCAGTCAAGCTTTACAGAGCTTTGGTAGAATGAGCTGCTGCATGTGAGCCAAGAACTAGACCTGGTCAAAAGTCCATGACACCCTAATTATATTTGCCCCCACACCTCCGTTACTTCCACTTTGAGCAAGACTCTTTTCCATGCTTTATGTTACGTTTACTTCACTTGTGCTTTAGCTTTCCAACTTTTAGCATTATCTATCTTGTTTAAAGACGAGTGATTAGAGAACAAACTGCACTTTTATCCTGCTGCTTCTCCAGCCGTTAATTAGTGTTCTTCGCATCTGGTGTCAAGCCTTTTTGCTGTGGAAGGTACAGAGACAACCAGACATTGTAACTTGATGATCGAAAGCCAAATTGTACTTTAGTATGTGATTTACCAAATGTAAAGTTTATGAACCCAACTGAGATTCGAATTAAAGGAATCAAATCGTCAAAATATGTTCATGCAAAACTCCAGTTTTATCTGCCAGAGCTCATTGTTTTGGTTTCTATCCTAATTGTCATGTTCTGGGAATCAAAATGGATCAAAAGCCAGTGCTGATTACTGCACTGCTGCATCATCAGATCAATTCAGAACTGAGATATGGTTTCTTTCGAACTGCACAAGAGGGATTGCATTGACCTTCACACAGTAGGTGATTCATGATGCATAGCTGATGAAAGCCAGATTTATAGGGGTGTTTGATTCCAAATCATGTGATCTTATAAGAAATTCTCACGAATAGGACTTAAGAGGATGAAGGCCGAAACCCAAATGGCCGGCTCGCTGGGCCATCAGAAATCAAAAGCACACGCATATGCATGGATGCATGTTGAACTGCACAcgtattcttcttcttccttctcccatcTCCCATCTGCCATTTACTTGGAAATCCAATCGCAGGCTGGAGTGCGACCACCAAGTGAATCTCCCCCCACATCAAAACTTGGCTCAGATGCATGCATGTGTCTGGTTCATCCTCCCTTCCCCACCCACCCCCATCACATGAGCTCTCATAATTGGCGGCACCCAACTTAGAATAACACCATATGTGCGTGTACATGCACAGCTAAGCACACCACTTAGGCCGATGCAACTGGCAGCATGCAGGGCCTTGTGACAGAAGACCTCAAGTGGGGGAGGGTGAAAGAAACCAAAGGAGTGCAGGTTTCCTGGTCAAAGCATGCATGTGATGCGACCATCAATTTAGAATGGTCAAGTTGGGCTCATCCACCATTGTCTATAGCTGGAGTAAGGTCAGGTTAATGCACCTTGTTAGGTGTCACATCCAGTTGCATCCTTTGATTTGTATTTGGTCTACTTCACCTCCATGCAACTTCGTTGAGACAAGCAAGAGAAGGGATTAGAGGAGGGGATGGCTGCTGGGTTGGGTTGAGGATGAGAAATGGAGTAGGAGAAGTGGACCTGTGTGGCGTTAGGGATATGCTATGTCAGGTTGACTTGAGTCAGTGGGGGAACAATAAATGGACTAAATGGATTCCATCTCTTTTTGATCCATATACATTATCAACATGATAATTCTGGTGGCATTtttgataaaaaggaaaagaggcaaaatatatTTCTCGCTcaatatataatagaaaattgGTGACACAGAAGACATATGTGATGAATGTAATTACTAAAAAGTCCTTGGGATTACAAAGACATCAGAAACATTTTAGGTACTTAATGTATTTTAAATTTGAACTAATTAGTGTTAACTATAGTGGAACTAATAGTTAAATTGATAATTAGTTTTCTAATTATTTAGGATTTTGACTTAAGCTAGCTAATATTAGACATAATTAATATGAGCTGGATGATATCAAGGAACATGTGCTACATTTAAATTGAAATTTGTGAGGGcaaatatgttattgtttggacATCGGAAGGATACATATGTAAAAGAAAGGATAAATGCGTTGAGAATTGGCAAACGTGGCCCATTCCCCCCGGCGCTGATGGGAGACGGATGCAATGCATTCAAAGGGCATAATGGGGTTTACACCCCTCACGGTACAGCACACGAGGTCAGTCCCTGCGGGGTCATCTCCTCCGTCCATTCGTCCGCCCCCTTCTTTTATGTTGAGCCGAAGCCCCTGCTCACCCACTCCATtctctcccctcttcttcttcgtcctcctcctcctcctcctcttaattTTTCCCCCTCATAGATCGGCCGATCTGTATGGGGCTTGTCTTCTGATGCGTTCGGCGGACTCTGCTGATCGGGTGTTGGTGTTTTTGTCGTCGATTAGCTCCCTTTTGTTGCTGCTTTTGCTGTTGGTGTTCGTGCTCGTCGGATCCGGCTTCT
Protein-coding sequences here:
- the LOC103975423 gene encoding uncharacterized protein LOC103975423 codes for the protein MNRKPGDWNCRSCQHLNFSRRDSCQRCGDPRMSVDRSEYAAIGGRGGPSFGFSGSDVRPGDWYCSCGAHNFASRSSCFKCGALKDDSAIGGGGGGGGCGFDGDVPRSRAFGFGGGRAGWKSGDWICNRSGCNEHNFASRMECFRCSAPRDSGTEV